A window of the Acidovorax sp. YS12 genome harbors these coding sequences:
- the rpsH gene encoding 30S ribosomal protein S8 produces MSMSDPIADLLTRIRNAQMVSKATVTAPSSKVKVAIAQVLKDEGYIDGFQVKTEGSKSELEITLKYYAGRPVIERIERVSRPGLRVYKGRDAIPQVMNGLGVAIVTTPKGVMTDRKARATGVGGEVLCYVA; encoded by the coding sequence ATGAGCATGAGTGATCCCATCGCTGACCTGCTGACCCGCATCCGCAACGCCCAGATGGTCTCCAAGGCCACCGTGACGGCGCCTTCCTCCAAAGTGAAGGTCGCCATCGCCCAGGTGCTGAAGGATGAGGGCTACATCGACGGCTTCCAGGTGAAGACCGAAGGCAGCAAGTCCGAACTCGAAATTACCCTGAAGTACTACGCCGGCCGTCCCGTGATCGAGCGTATCGAGCGCGTGAGCCGTCCTGGCCTGCGCGTGTACAAGGGCCGCGACGCCATCCCCCAGGTCATGAATGGCTTGGGCGTGGCCATCGTCACCACTCCCAAGGGCGTGATGACGGATCGCAAGGCACGTGCCACCGGCGTCGGCGGCGAAGTGCTGTGCTACGTGGCCTAA
- the rpsN gene encoding 30S ribosomal protein S14, translating into MAKKALIERELKREKLAAKYAAKYAELKAIAGDAKRSDEERDAARLGLQKLPRNANPTRQRNRCEITGRPRGTFRQFGLGRAKIREMAFAGDIPGVTKASW; encoded by the coding sequence ATGGCTAAGAAAGCTTTGATCGAGCGCGAACTCAAGCGCGAAAAACTGGCCGCCAAGTACGCTGCCAAGTATGCAGAACTGAAGGCCATCGCCGGCGACGCCAAGCGTTCCGACGAAGAGCGCGACGCCGCTCGCCTGGGCCTGCAGAAGCTGCCCCGTAACGCCAACCCCACGCGCCAGCGCAACCGTTGCGAGATCACCGGTCGCCCGCGCGGCACCTTCCGCCAATTTGGCCTGGGCCGCGCCAAGATCCGTGAAATGGCCTTCGCCGGTGACATCCCCGGTGTGACCAAGGCCAGCTGGTAA
- the rplE gene encoding 50S ribosomal protein L5: protein MARLQKLYREKIAAELKEKFGYQSIMEVPRLSKITLNMGVGEAVADKKVLDNAVGDLTKIAGQKPVVTKAKKAIAGFKIREGQAIGCMVTLRGVQMYEFLDRFVTVALPRVRDFRGISGRAFDGRGNYNVGVKEQIIFPEIEYDKVDALRGLNISITTTAKTDDECKALLSAFKFPFKN, encoded by the coding sequence ATGGCACGACTGCAAAAACTCTATCGCGAAAAGATCGCGGCTGAACTGAAGGAAAAGTTCGGCTACCAATCCATCATGGAAGTCCCGCGCCTGTCCAAGATCACCCTGAACATGGGTGTGGGCGAGGCCGTGGCCGACAAGAAGGTGCTGGACAACGCCGTGGGCGACCTGACCAAGATCGCCGGCCAGAAGCCCGTGGTGACCAAGGCCAAGAAGGCCATCGCCGGCTTCAAGATCCGCGAAGGCCAGGCCATCGGCTGCATGGTCACGCTGCGTGGCGTTCAGATGTACGAATTCCTGGACCGTTTCGTCACCGTGGCCCTGCCGCGCGTGCGTGACTTCCGTGGTATCTCCGGCCGCGCTTTCGACGGCCGCGGCAACTACAACGTCGGCGTCAAAGAGCAGATCATCTTCCCGGAAATCGAATACGACAAGGTGGATGCGCTGCGTGGTCTGAACATCAGCATCACCACGACGGCTAAAACCGACGACGAGTGCAAGGCGCTGCTGTCGGCATTCAAATTCCCCTTCAAGAACTGA
- the rplX gene encoding 50S ribosomal protein L24 produces the protein MNKIRKGDEVIVLAGRDKGKRGTVSLRKDDSHLVIEGINLVKKHVKPNPMKGTTGGIVEKAMPIHQSNVAIFNAATGKADRVGIKVQADGARVRVFKSNGAEIKAA, from the coding sequence ATGAACAAGATCCGCAAGGGCGACGAAGTCATCGTGCTGGCTGGCCGTGACAAGGGCAAGCGTGGCACCGTTTCGCTGCGCAAGGACGACTCCCACCTGGTGATCGAAGGCATCAACCTGGTGAAGAAGCACGTCAAGCCCAATCCCATGAAGGGCACCACCGGCGGCATCGTGGAAAAGGCCATGCCTATCCACCAGTCCAACGTGGCCATCTTCAATGCAGCGACCGGCAAGGCTGATCGCGTCGGTATCAAGGTGCAGGCTGACGGCGCGCGCGTTCGCGTGTTCAAGTCCAACGGCGCCGAAATCAAGGCTGCCTAA
- the rplN gene encoding 50S ribosomal protein L14 has product MIQTESRLEVADNTGAKSVLCIKVLGGSKRRYASVGDIIKVSVKEAAPRGRVKKGEIYSAVVVRTAKGIRRADGSLVKFDGNAAVLLNAKQEPIGTRIFGPVTRELRTEKFMKIVSLAPEVL; this is encoded by the coding sequence ATGATCCAAACAGAATCTCGGTTAGAGGTTGCCGACAACACCGGCGCCAAGTCCGTCCTGTGCATCAAGGTGCTCGGCGGCTCCAAGCGTCGCTATGCCAGCGTTGGTGACATCATCAAGGTGAGCGTGAAAGAAGCTGCTCCGCGTGGTCGCGTCAAGAAAGGCGAGATCTACAGCGCGGTGGTGGTGCGCACGGCCAAGGGCATCCGCCGTGCCGATGGCTCGCTCGTCAAGTTCGATGGCAACGCCGCTGTGCTGCTCAACGCCAAGCAAGAGCCTATCGGTACCCGCATTTTTGGCCCCGTGACACGTGAACTGCGCACCGAGAAGTTCATGAAGATCGTGTCCCTGGCCCCTGAAGTTCTCTGA